CATTCTCGTGCTGGAAGACATTAATTGCAAATAATCAATTATAATTAAACCAATATTTTTTTCAGCTTTTAATCTTCTGGCCTTTGCTCTAATTTCTAAAACTGTTTGACCAGGCGTATCATCAATATAAATAGGGGCTTGCATAAGTTTGTGTGCAGTTCTGCTAATTCGGGAGCCGTCTTCAGCTTTAAATCTTCCGGTTCTAACGCTATGGGCATTTATTCGTGCTTCAGCACAAATCAATCTTAGCACAAGTTGAATTGTTGCCATTTCCAAACTAAAAACCGCAATTGGAACTTGATTATCAACCGCGGCATTTCTTGCAGCTGAAAGCGCAAAAGCTGTTTTTCCCATTGATGGACGAGCAGCAACAATTATTAAATCGGATTTTTGAAAACCGCCAAGCATATCATCCAATCCAAAAAAACCGGTTGGTACTGAAAAAGATGAAATATTTTTCGAGTGTATTGCTTCAATATGTTCAATTGCTTCACGGACTGCACGATCCATTGATTTATATGATTCTTTCAATCCAGCTTCGGTAATTTCAAATATTTTAGATTCAGCAGAATCTAAAATATCAAATACATCTTCGCTTCCGTTGTATGCGCTTGTTGCAATTTCCATTGATGAATTAATAAGTTTTCTCAGAATCCACTTTTCTAAAATAATTTTGGAATGATATTCTACATTTGCGGCAGATGCAATATTCTGAGCAAGTTTGCTTATATAAACAGCTCCGCCAACTTGCTCAATTTTATTACGTTTACTTAATTCTTCGTAAAGTGTAACAGAATCAATTGGTTCATTTGATTCATACAGCGAAAGCATTGCTTCGTAAATAATCTGATTTTTTTTATCGTAAAAACATTCAGCTTGAATTGAAGAAGCAACTTTATCAATTGCATCTCTTTCAAGCATAATTGCACCTAATACTGCTCTTTCGACTTCAATAGCTTGCGGTGGTTGATTTACTGCACTTTTTTGATTTTGTAATTCGTCCATAATAAATATTTATTTTAAACTATCATAAAGTTTTCTAAATTTTTGAACATCTTCCCAACATCCTCTTTTCCAATTTGGATTTCTTAATAATGCAGCAGGATGATATGTAACCATTGTTTTTATTCCGTTAAAATCAAAAATATTTCCGCGCAATTTTGTTAAACTTTCTTTGGAATTTAGCAAACTTCCGGCAGCAATTAATCCCAACAATAGAATTGCTTTGGGTTGAATTAAATCAATTTGTTTATACAAATAAGGAGTGCATTCAGTCATTTCAAAAGGAAGCGGATTTCTATTATTCGGTGGTCGGCATTTTAAAATATTTGCAATGTAAACTTCTTCTCTTTCAAAATTTATTGCTTTTAAAATATCAGTTAAAAGTTTACCAGCTCTTCCAACAAACGGTAGACCTTGTTTATCTTCATCTGCGCCGGGAGCTTCTCCAATAATCATAACCTCAGCATTCGGATTTCCGGATCCAAAAACAAAATTTGTTCTTGTTCTTCCAAGTGGACATTTTTGACATTCATGGATTGAATCATTTAAACTTTCTAAAGTTTTACATTCGGAAAAATTTTCAAAAAGGGAATTAGTCGGCATATAAAATTCGGTCTTCTCTTTAATTTTTGGAATTGACTGCTTTGATAATTTTATTTCAAATTTAATATTTTCAAAAAGATTATCACCGAAAATCTCTTTTTGATCTTTTAATGCT
The nucleotide sequence above comes from Ignavibacteriota bacterium. Encoded proteins:
- the dnaB gene encoding replicative DNA helicase, whose translation is MDELQNQKSAVNQPPQAIEVERAVLGAIMLERDAIDKVASSIQAECFYDKKNQIIYEAMLSLYESNEPIDSVTLYEELSKRNKIEQVGGAVYISKLAQNIASAANVEYHSKIILEKWILRKLINSSMEIATSAYNGSEDVFDILDSAESKIFEITEAGLKESYKSMDRAVREAIEHIEAIHSKNISSFSVPTGFFGLDDMLGGFQKSDLIIVAARPSMGKTAFALSAARNAAVDNQVPIAVFSLEMATIQLVLRLICAEARINAHSVRTGRFKAEDGSRISRTAHKLMQAPIYIDDTPGQTVLEIRAKARRLKAEKNIGLIIIDYLQLMSSSTRMDSREREISTISRSLKALAKELNVPVIALSQLNRAVETRSDKRPQLSDLRESGSIEQDADVVIFLNRPEYYGITQFADGESTEGIAEIIVGKQRNGPTGDVRLKFVKDFARFENLDMFHSTFEEDISSSNHEEDLPI
- a CDS encoding uracil-DNA glycosylase; translation: MNRKELIIEALKDQKEIFGDNLFENIKFEIKLSKQSIPKIKEKTEFYMPTNSLFENFSECKTLESLNDSIHECQKCPLGRTRTNFVFGSGNPNAEVMIIGEAPGADEDKQGLPFVGRAGKLLTDILKAINFEREEVYIANILKCRPPNNRNPLPFEMTECTPYLYKQIDLIQPKAILLLGLIAAGSLLNSKESLTKLRGNIFDFNGIKTMVTYHPAALLRNPNWKRGCWEDVQKFRKLYDSLK